TCCGCGTAAACTGTCCTAGCAACATATATGATCGCCACCGTGGCTATTAAAGTGATGAAAGCCAGGTAGAAGGGGGATATGCCGTGCTGCCCGTGGAGAAGAGATTTCATATAGAGGAGTAGGTTGGGTCTCACCCATGACTGATCTATAAGGATGCTCCTGCCCGCTCTTACAGCTGAAAACCAGTCCCTGTTGAACTCGAGGACGCGGTTGGTTAAAACCCCTTTCGCCGACACTATTAGCATAAACCCCCTTCCCACCTCTATTTCAAACCCTACAGGAACCTCGCCCAGGTACTCGCCCACCGTGTAAAGGCCATCGCCGTGTTCGTCGATAAATGAGAAGTTGCTTGTGTATATAATTGGATGTACAGCGAGAGCTGGAGTGCTTGGAAGCCTTAAAGCAAACGGTGTGTCGATCACCAGGGTTGTGTTCAAGCGTGTGTCCCACGCTACTACGGTGCGGGAGTCTCCGGCATTGAAAACCGGGTCGTACACGTATCCCTCCAGCTCAGCGTCCAGGCCTAGAGTCTTCAGCAGTTGGAGGATTACCTCAGGGGTTCCGAAAACAATCGCCAAGCCTCCTTTCTCGGAAAAATTAATTACGTAGTCCAGCTCGCCCTTATCCAGTAGCCTATCCCTCCCTACCACGAGCAGTGCTGATTCAGCCTGGTTCTTCTCCAGCTCTTTCAGGCTGTACAGGGTAAGGCTTGACTCATGGCAGAGTGTAGAGTAGCCGTTGTCTCCCGTGTCCAGCACGTAGTAGTCGAGATTGGTGGGTAGCACTGCTATCAGGGATAGAGCTGTGAGCAGGCCTAGGAGTACGCTGTACGCTAGTATAGGGCTAGGCTTCCTCCTCACTTAGAACACTCTCGTACACTTCTTTAGCTTCTTCTATGCTTGGCTTCTCCTTTGAATACATGTCTTTCTCCGCCAGGATTAGCAGCTTCCACGCTAACTCCTTGACTCTCCTGTTACCTACTACGTTTTCAACAACGAGAGAGTAGTGTTCTCGGAGAGTTTCATATGCTAGGGGAAGCCGTTGCGTCAGACGTCTAAGCAACTTATAGTATACCAGAGCCACCGCCGAGCCTAGGCCTGTGACATAGGGCTTCAGCAAATCCTGTGTTAGGTCGCGTATACCTCTGCTCATTTTCTCCACACCTCTCCGCAACCCCTTTTCCAGAAAGATGAAGAAAACCTTTTCCCGGTCTCGGAGGATGATAGTGGATGACACGCCCAGGATGAGGGTCAGGATTAACGACAACGTGTTGAAGACTACTACACGAGTCGTGTAACTGTAAGGATCGTAGTACCCGCTCGGATCCCTTACGGAGACCACTACTTCAATGAGGGAAAGGGGGAGCACGCTGCCGAGAACACGTAGAGAACAGTTAATGTTGAGTATGCTGGAAACCCTGCTTGTAAACAATCCCTTTGACTCAACCTCGACGAGGAGATCATTGCCCGGGTCTCCCTGAATCAATACTGGGATCTCTCCATACGTGGTGAGTATTATTGATGGAACCATGATCTCAAGGCGGGGATGCCTAGGCTCGTAGAACACCGGCTTATCGATGCAGTAGGAGAGCGTTGTCTCGGTGGAGTTAACGCAGAGTCTGATCAAGTTCTCGCCAAGAGTGAAGTTGTACATTGAGGTGTTAACACCTATTACCAGCGGGGTTGGCGCAACAGTTATGTTTCCAATAAGGGTTTCCCCAGCCCGGTTTCTAACGCTCACAATGCCCGGTATTTCAACAGAGGTTTCAGAGTAGATGGTCAGGTTTAAGTATTCTCCTCTCGTGATCTTTGACGGTGCCTCCAACGCGATTCTCGGGCGGGAGTAAAGCACCGTAATCCTTCTGTAGGGCTTGTAGACCATTTCCCCGCAAACTGCTTCAGCCATGACCGTGATCTTCACTGCTCCTTCTCTCCCAACATACTTCTCTACTAAGTAGGCTGGCGGGGTTGGGATTGAGGCGTTGCACTCGGTGGAGTTGCACTGGAAAATAGTGTTACCTAATACCTCTACCCCGGTGGACAAGTATATGTTGCTGACCATGCAGCTCGAGTTTTTCACGGCTACGGTAACTAGCACGTCCTCCCCTGCTCTATAAGTGTCCCGGTTAGTGGTGATCGTGAGAGGCGAGTCTCTCTGCGAGATAACTGCTTTAAGCTCCCATATCCTGCTCTTCAGCTCTTCCAGCATCAGCTCTGCACTAGCTCTTAATGCGTAAGCCGACTCCCTATCCTGAGAGCAAGAGTGGAGCCGTTGCAGGTATTGGGTTACAGAGTCGACTCCTTCGTAAACCTCTCCTAGGATTCTAAGAGCCTCAGATCCCTCGTATTCGCCGGATAACAGGCTGTAGTACTTGAGGAAAGCCCTGTACACTTTCTCGTGCAGGCTTGAAAGAGTAGGCTCTACTCGTGTTTCAAGCATTACTCTCGCATAGTATTCTCCAACGGGGGATCCGTCCAGAGCCTCGGTTAAAACCTTCTTAAAAACAGCTAACAAGTAGGTGCAGTCGGTAACGGGTTGAGGAGTACTCAGGGTTTCAACAAGAAGTGTCTGCAGGATGAGGGTTGCAAGCAGTATTACAGCGACCGTTGCAACGAGTCTCACGCAGCAAGCACCCCGTAAACCCTGTAAGCTATGATGAGCGCGAACAATGCTAGGAGCGCAATGTTAAGGACTCTGACATGCCTGTACCCTGTGGCAGGACGGGTTAGAGCGTAGGAAACATAGTAGGCTAGGATGCTTAACGAGGCGTAGAAGTCCACCCGCTCCTCCCTGATAAGGCTCAGGGAGAGGGTTGAAACAGCCGTGAGCACTGTGAACATGAAGATGAATGCGAGAACCCTATCCTGCAACTTCCCCAACACCCAGCGTGATCAATACTCCATCAAGCGTTTGAGTTTTCTCAATAACTCTTAGATAATTAATCATTGCAGCCCGGGCCAGCGTTGACGCAATAATGATCGAGTAGGGGTCAACCGGGTACTTCACATACTCTTTCAACGCATCAGCCAGCCCGCTAACGTAGACCCTGTAGATGTTCCCGGTTGCGGAAACCCCTACATCCCTAGCCATGCCTAGCTCCTCAATCACGATGGTTCGCAAAGCTTTCTCTATGGTATCCAGCTCCCCCGTGGACGACTCCACCAACTCCAACACAGGCATGTCAAGGGGTATTGCAAGGTAGGGTGAGCCACCGGCGAACCCGAGGCCCGGGTCAACCCTGCTAGGGCACGGTATCTTCGAGTAGACTGCGAGCACCTCGCTCCCTTTTGTAACAATGCACAAGCTGGCATCTAGCAGGTCGAGGTCTTCAATAGTGCTCGTAACCCCTTCCACCAGGATTTTCGAATAGTTTAGGAGAGATGAGACAGCAGGGTCTCGCGGTATCCTACTGTACGCTATGAACACTCCCCCTAGCACTCCCAGCGAAGCCGCTACACCGACTAAATTGTTATAGCCGGTTGCAAGCCCGTAGGCAGCTAAGAGCCCCGCTATTATAAGCATGTTCAACCCTAGCACGAGCAATTGCTGTGTCATGCCAGCACCACCGCGAAGGGTCTCAATGCCAGGTCAAACACTAGTATGAGCCCTGCGGCACGGTGTTTCGCAAGTAAAATGTAAGCGTTCCTAGCCAGGTGGAGGCCGAGGAGTACTAGTAGGGCGGGGAGCCCCATGTTCACGAATGGCTGGGAGTAGAGCGTGAGGAATGCTAGAAGGGTGATCGCAAGCTTCAGCTCAACCCGCTTCTTAGACTCGAAGACAGGTATTGCTGAGAAAGCATCGATCAACCCGAGAACGATGAGTAGAAGAGGTTTATCGACACCCAAGTATACCCCTGCTATAATGCTTGCTAGAACCCCTACAGGTAGAAGTGGGGTTGCAACATGGCTGAAGCCCTCCTTAGCGTGAAACTGGTTTAGAATAAGAAGTATTAGTAAAATGTAAGCCGTGGATAACACTATTTCAACATTGAAGCCGGGGAAATAATCCACGAGTGCTTCGCATAGACACGTAGCAAGGAGGATCCCTGAGTAAACAATTAGCAAATCGCTAAGCTCGGCGGGGATACGGGCAAGGAAGAGGAGGTTTATCAAAATAATTGATAAGGCAAGCCCTGCAAAATAGCCTTGGCTTAGAACCCCGGCTTTAATGATAATGCTTGCTAATGCTATAGCAGAGATTAAGGCTACGTCCAGGTCGACAAGCCTACTTGGGGACTGGGACATTTTTCAAAGCCTCTTCCGCTACAGCCTGGGTTGTCAACCCTTCCAGCTCGAACTCCTCGCCAAGCTTGAACCTGTGCGCTACCACCGGGATGAAAGCTTTCTTGACATCGTCGGGGATGACATAATCTCTCTTATCGATAAGCGCCATCACCCTGCTCACGTTGAGCAGGTTTATTGTTGCACGGTGTGATGGACCGTACAAAACGGCTTTATGGTTTCTCACGTAGTTGACAAGCCTCACCACGTAGTCAAGGATTTCATCGCTCGCGTGGACTAGTTCGTGAAGCCTTCTCGACACCTCTAAAACCCGTTTAGGAGTTGTCACCTGCTCTATGGGAAGGGTAACTATGTAATCCGACCTTCTCAATACTTCCAGCTCCTCCTCAGGCGGGTTGTAATAGCTGGGTGCAGACAGCGTGAACCTGTCGAGAAGGGTTTCCAACACTTTAAAAGCACCGCTCGAGATTTTCTCGGGAACCTGGGTGGCTATGACGGTGAAAGGTCTTTCAAGTGGAAGGGTGACACCCTCTATAGTAACCTGGTACTCCTGCATTGCCTCCAGGAGTGCGGCCTGGGACCGGGTGGGAGTTATGTTGAGCTCGTCGAACATAAGGATGTTGGTAAATATGGGGCCCTTTACAAGTATTCTCTCCCCTGTGATCCTGTATATGTGGAACCCTAGGATATCGCTGGGTAGCACGTCTGGGTGTCCCTGTATACGGTTGTACGTTCCCCCGATGGCTTTTGCAAGGGCTTTGGCTAGGAGCGTCTTACCTGTTCCAGGGTAGCCCTCTATTAGCAAGTGCCCGCCTGACAATAGAGCCCCTATCGATAGCTCCACGAGCTCCTTCTTCCCCACGTACACCCTTGAGATCTCGGAGAGTAAGTCGCCTATCTCCCGGCTTACCTCGTCGAACCCCATTCTCACCGCCTCGCTCATCAAACTTCACCACGCGTTCTACGCATCCTACCTATGAGAAGCACTGCTGATATATAGGCTATGAGGATTACTAGTATTAAATACGTGCCGGCAGAGGATATGGTGATGAGGTCTGGTCCAACAAACCGGTTGGAGTACGGTATGGTGTTTGAGGACAGCTCACTTAACAATACGGTTAACCGGGAGGCCAGGCTACCTGGTTCCCCGCTCTTCATTGCTGATACCCTGATGTAAACAGTGGTTTCAGCGTTGCCGATTCCTGCAGGGATGGGTAGCAGGGTGTAGGCTAGAACCCCTCTCCATCCCTGCTTCTCCAGTGATATGAAAACCACCCTCGTATTGTTTACTTCTTCAGCCCAGGATGCTAGGATGTTGTACCCTTGGAGTGTGAGGCATAGCTGCCAGGTATGTAGTCTAGCAGGGGTGTCCACGACCTCAACATATCCAGTGTAGTACTCGTTGAAAGCTCTAATACCCACCCTGTACACTGCGAGAGCGCCGAGCACTCTTGTCAGGAAGGAATCATACTGCTTACTGGTGAAAGCGATGCTTCCTGTTGAAAGATACTTCTCAGGGTTTTCAACAATCTCCTCCACGCTTCCTGGGCGGATACCAACTGATTGACCCGGAGGTGTTCCCGTAGCGTGTACAGCCGCCGCGGTGAAGATGCTGGTGAATATTATTGACACGGCGAAGACTCCTAGAACATAGCTCCACGTAACTCTCTCTCCAACCTGTTTAACCAGAATTCTCGAGAATGTTTTTCTAAACCGTGCGTGTTTTTCAACAATCCTGAAAGCTATTACTGTGGAGATTGCGGAGTAGATCAGGGATGGGGAGTAGTGGAAGAAGTCGTAGGCTTGCTCCACCCCGAACCATTTAGCCATGTAAACCACTGTTAAAACCCTTATGATATTCCCCAGTATCCCTATGAAGAGGGAAGCGGCTACAGCAGCTATTGAAATGCCAGCTTTTCTAAGAGGCTTGTCAACACCGAATGTTAACATGTAGATGATTAAAGGTGCTATAGCGATCAGCGAGCTCACGGTTACAATCCCGGTGCACGCAGCCTCAACGCTCAGGATCGCTGTCTCCCCTGTTGACGTAACCACCTCTAGCTGGGTGAAACCCGGGGCCTCAACCACTCTAACCCCTGCGATAAAGCCCACCAGCCTCCCAACATACCTGGATAGGACAGGAGTTACTGAGTCGAGAAAGCTGGCCGGCAGAGGAGTTAGGAGGAGAGGTGTGAAAAGCGGAATTAGCTCTCCGGGAGTGTTCGGCTCATACACCAGGGTTACGAGAGCTATGAAGAAGAGTGAGAAGCTTAAGGCTTGTAACTGAACCCTGTATTCTAGATCGATGATTGAGAATTGGTAAATCGACAGGGAAAGTAGGGCTAGTAAAATTGATGCAAGTATCTTGCTAACTCTTAAACCGTAGGAGAACCCGGTGTACCTCAGTGAGAGGTATATCACGAAAAGCGTGGAGAAAAGCGCGACGAGGATGTAACTATACTCCTCAGTCAGGGCTAGCTTTACGAGGGAGGAGAAAAGGTCTCTGTAAACAGTTTGAATCGTTAACCCGAGCAGGAGAGAGATGAATGTGAACCCTATTGTCAACTTGTACGTGTAGTCCCTGTATGTGGTCTCGAGCACCACTCCTTACACCGTGCCCAAAACTCTAATTAATATAAGATACACTTTTTTTAAAAAAATACCTAACTTCAAAACCGGGTTACTCCTTATTCGAAGAGGTTGAAAAATTTAAACTGTCCTCATTTTTAACAGACCCTTGTGATCCCCTATTTATAGGTCATGGCGTGTGGGGAGGCACGGATTCGACGAGAGGGGCAGGTTTTACATAGAGAACTACAACGTGTTCAGGCCTTTCGCAAGCTTCCTGCCGGGCATAGCAGGGCAGAAGGGCATTCCCCTCTGGGTGTTCTACGTTAATAGGGCGCAATGCGTGAGCTCTTTCGGATTCCAGGACAAGGATCACCCGATAATGGAGTTCGACTCCGCTGTTATAGCGTACTAAAGAGTATGGACCCATGGCTTCAGGACATTTATAAAGCTACCTGACGAGGGGTTTTCCACAAGCCTTTCACCATGCCTGGCGAAGGAATCATTCAGAGAATGTACATAGGAAGGGGCGAGCTGGAAATAGAGGAGGTTAACGATAAGCTCGGCCTTAAGATCAACATCCTATGCTATACAATCCCACTGGAGAGGATTCCAGCGCTTGTGAGAAGGGTGGTCGTTGAGAACCTCTCCGCCGACGCTAGACGGGTTGAAATACTCGACGGCATGCCCTTCATAGTACCCTCCGGAGTGAACGACTGGGTTTTAAAACACATGCTTACAACGATTAAAGCTTGGATGGAGGTCTACAACCTCGACAAAGGGGTTCCATTCTTCAAGCTGAGGTCTTCGACGGAGGATGTCCCCAGGGTTGAGGAGTTAACCCAGGGCAACTTCTACGTTTCCATCGCTGTATTGGATGGGAGGAGCGTGTTGCTGAAGCCCATAGTCGACCCTGACCTGGTCTTCGGCAGCGACACCTCCTTGTTTAAACCTGTAAACTTCATTGCTAAACCCTTGAGGGAGTGGGCCGGTGGAAGACAGGTGACTTTCAACAAGCCGCCGTCAGCCTTCTCACCTGTTGAGACAAGGCTTGAACCAGGCGGGGTGGTCAAGCTTTACACTGTAATAGGCTATGCTCCGAGCATGGCGGTGCTTGAGGAGTACGTTGGGAAATTCACAAATCCAGAATACCTTGAGGGGAAGCGTGCCGAGGCAAATGCAGTGTTAGAGGAGATAGTGAAGGATGTCTCCACGAAGACTTCTTCAAAGCTTTTCGACGAGTATGTTAAGCAATGCTACCTGGACAATGTCCTGAGAGGAGGCTACCCTCTCGTGCTCGATGAGGAGAAGCCCCTCGTCTACTATCTCTACCTTAGGAAGCATGGGGATCAGGAGAGGGATTACAACTACTTCGTCATGACTCCCGAGTACTATTCAACAGGGAACGCTAACTACAGGGATGTTAACCAGAACAGACGTGAATACGTCTTCCTCCACCCTGAGATACGAGACTACGATGTGAAGTTCTTCGTAAACCTGTTGCAGACTGACGGCTACAATCCCCTGGTGATAAATGGTGTGAAATACCGTTTGAAAAACATTGATGTAAAGATGCTCGAAGACCTGGTGGATAAGCCAGAGCTACTAGCGGAGTTCCTGAGGGAGCCCTTCACGCCCGGTAAGCTCTCAATGTTTATAGAGGAGAAGGGGATAAGGCTTAAAGTTCCTGATGACGAGTTCCTCAGGAGGCTTATCAAGCACTGCGAGGAGGAAGTAGACGCTGTCCACGGCGAGGGCTTCTGGGTGGATCACTGGACCTACAACTTGGACCTGATAGAGAGCTACCTGGGGGTGTACCCCGAGAGGAAGAGAGACCTCCTTTTCAGAGACCGTAGCTACACGTACTACGACAACACAATGGTGGTGCTCCCCAGGAGCAAGAGATACGTTGTTCAGGGAGGTAGGATCAGGCAGTACGGCTCGCTTGCCGAAGACCCTGAGAAGAAGTCGTTGATAGAGTCGAGATGGGAGTTCAAGCACTTGATGAGGGCTCAGAGAGGGAGGGGTGAGATATATAGGACAACGCTTGCTGTGAAGCTCTTAAACCTAGCGCTGGTAAAGTTCGCAACCCTTGACCCAGCCGGTGTTGGAATAGAAATGGAAGCCGGCAAGCCGGGCTGGTATGATGCTTTGAACGGCTTGCCGGGGCTGTTCGGCTCATCGGTTGGGGAGGCGGCAGAGCTGGTTAGGCTATTGGACTTCCTGACCGAGTCCTTCCAGGAATACCCTGGCGAGGAGCTGGGAATTCCTGTCGAAGTGTGGGAGCTGTACCGGAAGGAGCTTGAACTGCTTGAAGAATACGGTAAGATGAGCGGTGGGGGAAGGGATCACTGGCTGTGGGACAATCTCTCCAAGCTCAGAGAGGAGTATAGGGAGAAGACCAGGCTGGGCTTTGAAGGTAAGGAATTAGCTGTTAAAGCCGGGGAACTGGTTGACGGGTTGAAGAAGCTGAGAGACAAGCTGTGGACCGGTGTTAAGCAAGCCATGGATGAGAATGATGGGCTGCTCCCAATGTATTACTACTACGAGCCTGTGGAGTATGAGGTGGGGGTGGACGGGGAGGTCAGGATCACCAAGTTTGAAAAGAAGAGGATGCCTCTCTTCCTCGAGGGCGTGGTCAAGCAGTTCAGGATTGTAAAAGACAAAGATGCTCTCAAGGAGATCTACGGGAAGGTCAGGGAGAGCGAACTATATGATAGGAAGCTGGGAATGTACAAGGTTAACGCCCCGCTTAGAGACCAGCCAATGGAGATCGGGAGGGCTAGGGCGTTCCCGCCTGGATGGTTGGAGAACGAGTCTATATGGCTTCACATGGAGTACAAGTACATGCTCGAGCTCATCAGGAATGGGCTTTACGACGAGTTCTACCAGGACTTCAGAAACGTCGTGGTCGCATTCCTAGACCCGGGCGTCTACGGGAGGAGCCCGCTTGAAAACTCATCCTTCATTGTCAGCAGCGCCTATCCTGATGAATCCCTTCA
This region of Thermosphaera aggregans genomic DNA includes:
- a CDS encoding AAA family ATPase gives rise to the protein MSEAVRMGFDEVSREIGDLLSEISRVYVGKKELVELSIGALLSGGHLLIEGYPGTGKTLLAKALAKAIGGTYNRIQGHPDVLPSDILGFHIYRITGERILVKGPIFTNILMFDELNITPTRSQAALLEAMQEYQVTIEGVTLPLERPFTVIATQVPEKISSGAFKVLETLLDRFTLSAPSYYNPPEEELEVLRRSDYIVTLPIEQVTTPKRVLEVSRRLHELVHASDEILDYVVRLVNYVRNHKAVLYGPSHRATINLLNVSRVMALIDKRDYVIPDDVKKAFIPVVAHRFKLGEEFELEGLTTQAVAEEALKNVPVPK
- a CDS encoding archaeosortase/exosortase family protein; this translates as MVLETTYRDYTYKLTIGFTFISLLLGLTIQTVYRDLFSSLVKLALTEEYSYILVALFSTLFVIYLSLRYTGFSYGLRVSKILASILLALLSLSIYQFSIIDLEYRVQLQALSFSLFFIALVTLVYEPNTPGELIPLFTPLLLTPLPASFLDSVTPVLSRYVGRLVGFIAGVRVVEAPGFTQLEVVTSTGETAILSVEAACTGIVTVSSLIAIAPLIIYMLTFGVDKPLRKAGISIAAVAASLFIGILGNIIRVLTVVYMAKWFGVEQAYDFFHYSPSLIYSAISTVIAFRIVEKHARFRKTFSRILVKQVGERVTWSYVLGVFAVSIIFTSIFTAAAVHATGTPPGQSVGIRPGSVEEIVENPEKYLSTGSIAFTSKQYDSFLTRVLGALAVYRVGIRAFNEYYTGYVEVVDTPARLHTWQLCLTLQGYNILASWAEEVNNTRVVFISLEKQGWRGVLAYTLLPIPAGIGNAETTVYIRVSAMKSGEPGSLASRLTVLLSELSSNTIPYSNRFVGPDLITISSAGTYLILVILIAYISAVLLIGRMRRTRGEV
- a CDS encoding DUF4350 domain-containing protein translates to MRRKPSPILAYSVLLGLLTALSLIAVLPTNLDYYVLDTGDNGYSTLCHESSLTLYSLKELEKNQAESALLVVGRDRLLDKGELDYVINFSEKGGLAIVFGTPEVILQLLKTLGLDAELEGYVYDPVFNAGDSRTVVAWDTRLNTTLVIDTPFALRLPSTPALAVHPIIYTSNFSFIDEHGDGLYTVGEYLGEVPVGFEIEVGRGFMLIVSAKGVLTNRVLEFNRDWFSAVRAGRSILIDQSWVRPNLLLYMKSLLHGQHGISPFYLAFITLIATVAIIYVARTVYAE
- a CDS encoding cellobiose phosphorylase — translated: MPGEGIIQRMYIGRGELEIEEVNDKLGLKINILCYTIPLERIPALVRRVVVENLSADARRVEILDGMPFIVPSGVNDWVLKHMLTTIKAWMEVYNLDKGVPFFKLRSSTEDVPRVEELTQGNFYVSIAVLDGRSVLLKPIVDPDLVFGSDTSLFKPVNFIAKPLREWAGGRQVTFNKPPSAFSPVETRLEPGGVVKLYTVIGYAPSMAVLEEYVGKFTNPEYLEGKRAEANAVLEEIVKDVSTKTSSKLFDEYVKQCYLDNVLRGGYPLVLDEEKPLVYYLYLRKHGDQERDYNYFVMTPEYYSTGNANYRDVNQNRREYVFLHPEIRDYDVKFFVNLLQTDGYNPLVINGVKYRLKNIDVKMLEDLVDKPELLAEFLREPFTPGKLSMFIEEKGIRLKVPDDEFLRRLIKHCEEEVDAVHGEGFWVDHWTYNLDLIESYLGVYPERKRDLLFRDRSYTYYDNTMVVLPRSKRYVVQGGRIRQYGSLAEDPEKKSLIESRWEFKHLMRAQRGRGEIYRTTLAVKLLNLALVKFATLDPAGVGIEMEAGKPGWYDALNGLPGLFGSSVGEAAELVRLLDFLTESFQEYPGEELGIPVEVWELYRKELELLEEYGKMSGGGRDHWLWDNLSKLREEYREKTRLGFEGKELAVKAGELVDGLKKLRDKLWTGVKQAMDENDGLLPMYYYYEPVEYEVGVDGEVRITKFEKKRMPLFLEGVVKQFRIVKDKDALKEIYGKVRESELYDRKLGMYKVNAPLRDQPMEIGRARAFPPGWLENESIWLHMEYKYMLELIRNGLYDEFYQDFRNVVVAFLDPGVYGRSPLENSSFIVSSAYPDESLHGAGFVARLTGANAEFLSIWKNMFIGGKLLTMENGELVLEFKPALPGWLFDEEGNAGFTLFGKCRVTYHNPRRADTWRLDLEKARITLHLENGERVEIPGCKVRGNLALKIRNGEVTAIDVYLPDS